A single Cottoperca gobio chromosome 5, fCotGob3.1, whole genome shotgun sequence DNA region contains:
- the cldn19 gene encoding claudin-19 isoform X2, with the protein MANSGLQLLGYFLALGGWIGIISTVALPQWKQSSYAGDAIITAVGLYEGLWMSCASQSTGQVQCKIFDSMLSLDIHIQTCRALMVVSVLLGFMGIIISVVGMKCTKVGDNNPATKTRIAVTGGALFLLAGICTLVSVSWYATQVSYQFFNPNTPPNARYEFGSALFVGWAAASLTVLGGALLCCSCSKEEMRGQQYYRQSQPSTAREAELLSETSFPD; encoded by the exons ATGGCCAACTCAGGTCTCCAGTTGTTGGGTTATTTCCTGGCGTTGGGCGGCTGGATCGGCATCATCTCCACCGTTGCCTTGCCCCAGTGGAAGCAGTCGTCGTACGCTGGCGATGCCATCATCACGGCCGTGGGTCTGTACGAGGGGCTGTGGATGAGCTGCGCCTCACAGAGCACAGGACAGGTGCAGTGCAAGATCTTTGACTCCATGCTCTCGCTGGACA TCCACATCCAGACATGTCGGGCCCTCATGGTAGTGTCAGTACTGCTGGGCTTCATGGGCATCATCATCAGTGTGGTGGGCATGAAGTGCACTAAGGTGGGAGATAACAACCCAGCAACCAAAACCCGAATCGCTGTGACCGGAGGAGCTCTCTTCCTGCTTGCAG GTATATGTACACTGGTGTCTGTGTCCTGGTATGCCACTCAGGTGTCCTATCAGTTCTTCAACCCAAACACACCGCCCAACGCCAG GTATGAGTTTGGCTCGGCCCTGTTTGTGGGCTGGGCCGCGGCCAGTCTGACGGTGCTGGGCGGTGCCTTGCTGTGCTGCTCCTGCTCTAAAGAGGAAATGCGAGGGCAACAATATTACCGCCAATCACAGCCTTCCACAGCCAGGGA GGCAGAGTTGTTGAGTGAAACTAGTTTCCCTGACTGA
- the cldn19 gene encoding claudin-19 isoform X1, whose amino-acid sequence MANSGLQLLGYFLALGGWIGIISTVALPQWKQSSYAGDAIITAVGLYEGLWMSCASQSTGQVQCKIFDSMLSLDIHIQTCRALMVVSVLLGFMGIIISVVGMKCTKVGDNNPATKTRIAVTGGALFLLAGICTLVSVSWYATQVSYQFFNPNTPPNARYEFGSALFVGWAAASLTVLGGALLCCSCSKEEMRGQQYYRQSQPSTAREPNVKSTPPEKREQYL is encoded by the exons ATGGCCAACTCAGGTCTCCAGTTGTTGGGTTATTTCCTGGCGTTGGGCGGCTGGATCGGCATCATCTCCACCGTTGCCTTGCCCCAGTGGAAGCAGTCGTCGTACGCTGGCGATGCCATCATCACGGCCGTGGGTCTGTACGAGGGGCTGTGGATGAGCTGCGCCTCACAGAGCACAGGACAGGTGCAGTGCAAGATCTTTGACTCCATGCTCTCGCTGGACA TCCACATCCAGACATGTCGGGCCCTCATGGTAGTGTCAGTACTGCTGGGCTTCATGGGCATCATCATCAGTGTGGTGGGCATGAAGTGCACTAAGGTGGGAGATAACAACCCAGCAACCAAAACCCGAATCGCTGTGACCGGAGGAGCTCTCTTCCTGCTTGCAG GTATATGTACACTGGTGTCTGTGTCCTGGTATGCCACTCAGGTGTCCTATCAGTTCTTCAACCCAAACACACCGCCCAACGCCAG GTATGAGTTTGGCTCGGCCCTGTTTGTGGGCTGGGCCGCGGCCAGTCTGACGGTGCTGGGCGGTGCCTTGCTGTGCTGCTCCTGCTCTAAAGAGGAAATGCGAGGGCAACAATATTACCGCCAATCACAGCCTTCCACAGCCAGGGA ACCAAATGTTAAAAGTACCCCACCAGAGAAAAGGGAGCAGTACTTGTAG